Within Desulfobacter sp., the genomic segment TGTTAGCAACATAATCAAAATGTGGAAATTTGTCAAGGGGGCGCGGTGGAATTGGCGGTGTCCCCGGGATTGACAATTTTCGCCTGCTGTGCGCATATGATGAGTTTGATATGTAAACTAACCAATGCAAAATTAATATTAGGAGTATAAATAATGGCAGGTTTGAATAAGGTCATGCTCATCGGCAATCTGGGCCGCGATCCTGAGATAAGGTATCTTCAGTCGGGGAATGCTGTGGTGAATTTTTCCATTGCCACCAGTGAACAGTGGACAGACAAAAACACAGGAGAACGCCAGGAAAAAACAGAGTGGCATCGAATTGTCGTTTTTGGAAAGCAGGCGGAAATTTGTGGTAAATATCTGTCCAAAGGAAGCTCTATCTATATTGAGGGGCGGCTTCAGACCCGTTCCTGGGAAAAGGACGGCCAGACCCATTATACAACTGAAATTGTGGCGTCAAATTTCCAGTTCCTTGGCGGCCGCGGCGACAACCAGGGCGGCGGATACCAGAACCAGGGCGGCTACCAGCAGGGTGGCGGCGGATATCAAAACCAGGGCGGAGGCTACCAGAATCAAGGCGGATACCAGCAGCAGGGCGGCCAGGGCGGCGGCTATCAGCAGCAATCCCAGGGCGGAACTGCACCCAATTCTGATAATTTCCAGGGACAGACCAATCCGGGGATGACCGGGGGACCTGATCCCATTCCCGACGACGATATTCCCTTCTAGCCCTTTGTTCAGACTGCTTTTTTGCACTTGGTTCTCCGGGGGTGTTCAACTGCCCCCGGAGAACGGCTTCCTTCTGTTTTAGCTGGCTCAGGTATTTTTCCAGCGCTCTATTTTTTCAAAAGCTGTTTCAGCGGCCTTGAGCAGTTCGGCAATGCTCACCGGTTTTTTGTAATAATCGTCAAAGCCGGCATCCCTGCAGTCGGAAAGTTCAAACAGTGAGGCATACCCGGTGAGGGCGTAGAGAATGGCCATGGGCATCTGGCTCTTGATGGCCCGGCACAGCTCAATTCCGTTCATGGCCGGAAGGTTCAGGTCGAGGAACATGACATGGATTTTTTCGGTTTTCAGCAGTTCAAGGGCGTCTTCTGCGCTGGCAGCGGTTTTGACCTCATACCCCTTCTGTGTAAAGGCAAGCTTGAACATGTTTAAAATGGTGGTTTCATCATCGACCACGAGTATGGTTTTATCTGACATAGTTACCTCTTTAGTCTCGAAAGAAAGGAATTAATCGGTTTCCGCCAGCTGGAATATGCCGTGGATATCCAGAATCAGGCCGACCCTTCCGTCGGCCAGTATCGCTCCGCCTGAGAATCCGGGAATGCCTTCAAGGTTGCCGCCGAGGCTTTTGATGACATATTCGTCCTTGCCCAGCAGTTCGTCAATGAGGAGGGCCTTCTGCTCGTCCTTGGATTCAACGACCACAGCCAGGCATTCCCAGATCGGTGTGCCATCCGGTTCATCTGAGTAGAGGCGTTTGAGCCGTACAATGGGGATGAGCCGGTTTCTTTCCTTTATCATTTCCCCTTTGCCTTCAACGGTGAAGCAA encodes:
- the ssb gene encoding single-stranded DNA-binding protein — its product is MAGLNKVMLIGNLGRDPEIRYLQSGNAVVNFSIATSEQWTDKNTGERQEKTEWHRIVVFGKQAEICGKYLSKGSSIYIEGRLQTRSWEKDGQTHYTTEIVASNFQFLGGRGDNQGGGYQNQGGYQQGGGGYQNQGGGYQNQGGYQQQGGQGGGYQQQSQGGTAPNSDNFQGQTNPGMTGGPDPIPDDDIPF
- a CDS encoding response regulator — its product is MSDKTILVVDDETTILNMFKLAFTQKGYEVKTAASAEDALELLKTEKIHVMFLDLNLPAMNGIELCRAIKSQMPMAILYALTGYASLFELSDCRDAGFDDYYKKPVSIAELLKAAETAFEKIERWKNT